TTTCAGCTATTTGGCAAAAGTTCCATCAGATGGTTTGCCATATCCTCTTTTTGCTTTTGCCGCAATATTGCCCTGGTCTCTATTTGCACGAAGCCTGGAGCGGAGTACCTTAAGTGTAGTCACAGAGGGGGGACTGATTAAAAAGGTCTATTTCCCCAGACTGATCATCCCAATTGCTTCCACCTTCATCAACTTGGTGGATTTTGGCGTTGGGACGCTGATTCTGATCGGGTTGATGGTTTGGTATCAGGTGGTGCCGCAGTGGACGGTTGTCTTCCTGCCCCTGTTTGTGGGCGTTGCCTTGCTCGCTGCTCTGTCTGTGAGCCTTTGGCTTTCTGCACTCAATGTGAAGTATCGCGATGTTGCCTCCGTAGTCCCACTCATTACACAACTGTGGATGTTTGCCTCTCCTGTTCTCTATCCTGCATCTTTGGTTCCAGAATCTATTCGATGGTACTACGGCCTGAATCCGATGGCTGGGGTCATTGAGGGATTTCGGTGGACGTTGTTCGGAAAGACCGCCCCTGATTGGAGCATGGTCGGTGTGAGTTTGGCTGTGGTGATGGTCTCGTTGATGGGCGGATTGATGTTTTTTAGGAGGGTGGAGCGAACCTTCGCCGATGTAATCTAGATGAGCGATACTGC
This window of the Nitrospira sp. genome carries:
- a CDS encoding ABC transporter permease — encoded protein: MESAVAQESSCPLVIEPREGYVQIGWRELWDARELFYFLAWRDLKTRYAQTAIGASWALMQPLLSTLIFTLVFSYLAKVPSDGLPYPLFAFAAILPWSLFARSLERSTLSVVTEGGLIKKVYFPRLIIPIASTFINLVDFGVGTLILIGLMVWYQVVPQWTVVFLPLFVGVALLAALSVSLWLSALNVKYRDVASVVPLITQLWMFASPVLYPASLVPESIRWYYGLNPMAGVIEGFRWTLFGKTAPDWSMVGVSLAVVMVSLMGGLMFFRRVERTFADVI